The sequence aaaatttaagtaaaatgtctgcaaaatttttttttttaaaactgtaaagagTATTCAGtgtgcaaaaaatatttcaaaaatatttcaaatgtaaaaatattcacagtttacaaaaagtaaaaagataaagtacactgttttgtttttttcttaaatctgAAAACTATATTTAAAGAATGGCAGTGTCAAAAAATATACATCaagtaaaaatgtagaaaaaaaatgtgtaatgaaAACACTAGtttgcaaaaatatttaaaaaacagtctCATGTAATATATATACACCGTTTAAAAGTGTTCAgtgttcaaaaatgtaaaacaaaaaagtaaaaaaatctgttaaaaatgtgtttatcatTATAGTGTgtgcataaaattaaaaaataagtatgaaatattctaaaaatagtattaaaataatgtaaaatgaatgtgaacaacatgaaaaaatatttctattgtaaaattttcagtttacaaaagtaaaaaatacagtgtaaaaatgtacagtgaacaaaaaatgttttcaaaagatAATGTAGGAAAATGAAGCATCCCTAAAAATCTCAGTAAGTAATTTCAAAAGTctataaacaaacatttacagaggcagtttgtttgttttgtttcctgctgcttccctttcacaataaaaggtcTTTAGTGAGTCTGGTAGTTAAACGCTGCATTCACTGTCGGCTGGTTCATTCTGGCGTCGACTCGTCTCCTGCTGAGACGCTTTTCTGTCCAACATGTTGGACGTCGTGTCCAAGTTTCACCTCCGAGCTGCAGCAGGGCCAGctggaagcaaaacaacaacaacacaaacaaaaacaacaacaacatgaacaaaacagcaaaacaacacagtaaaagaacaacacaaacaaaacaacacaaacaaaatagcaaaacaacaacagagtaaaacaacacaaacaaaacaacaacacagcaaaacaacaacacaaacaagaacaaaacaacataaacaagaacaaaacaaaaacacaaacaaaatagcaaaacacataaaacaaaagcaacacgaacaaaagacaacataaacacaaacaaatcagacaaaacaacaatatagcaaaacaacacaacaaaaacaacacaaatagaaCAATatagcaaaacaacacaacacaacaacaacaaaacaacaacaaatcaaacaacacaaacaaatcaaacaacACAAGCTTCTGAATTGCTGTcttcatgtgtgtgtctttgtgttattgtgtgagTCGTTGTGAGTTTGTGATTTTTACTAAAACTTCACAAAAGTTGTGttgaacaacagaaacagacactTTAATGAAACTTCCTGATTGTTACtaaacttttttgtttcttcattttttggcctaaaaaaaccccaaaaccttTTAttgctaaaatgtcagaatttccACCAAAACTTCCAGGAAGCAGAAACGTCAGAAACAGGAAGTAGCTTCAGTTCACATCACTTTTCCAGCTTCCTGATGTCTGAACTGAAGATTCCCACGGAGTACGACGTGTCATGTTggttttatggttattttgcatctttttgtggttgtttcacatcatttcttggtctttttgtgtctttttttggttgttttgcatctttgttttctgactttCATCTCTTCActcttttattaatttcttggtctttttgtggctccttctctttgttttgcatttttgtttgttgttttctgtaatttcgtgttcatgttgtgtctctttctgttcaGTTAgtgttagttttgtgtctttttctgattgttttgtgtttccttctttacattttgtatctttttgtgtattttcttggctcttttgtgtcttttttctgtctgtgtttcacctcttctttctttcatttgtttcatggtcttttttgtgttcctttctctttattttacatcttttgatggttgttttgtgttgatgtGTCTCTTTCAGTTAGTTTTGCgtattttttggttattttgcagctttttgtgactattttttgtcactttgtggaCATTGCTcacctttttgttttgcatcttttgttggttgttttgtgttgttttgtcttcacgtatctttttctgttcagttagtgggtttttgtgtctctttcagtttgttttgcgtattttttggttgttttgtgtctttttctgactACCTTGTCTCTGACATCGTCTGATTTCATTCTCGTGTctgtttattgtttctttttttgcatcgTAGAAAACTTTGCTTGGCTAAACAATCTGACGCTGTTGTAGATAAAGACTGGTTTTGGTTGActttagtttttgtgtttgtttccagcGTTGTGTCTTTATGTTTCTGTAACTCTGCTGTCTTTGTTCACCTCAGACGACTTGGTGACGTCCAAGTCCAGCCTGTTCTTCCTGATCTCCAGCGAggggaaccagaacctggaggtGGTCCAGGCCACCCTCTGGCTCTACTTCAAGCTGCTGCCCTCGGAGCTCCGCGGCCGGCGGAAGGTGACGGTGAAGGTGTACTACCAGGAGCCGGGTCTGGGCAGCCGCTGGAACCTGGTGGAGCGTCGGGTGGAGCTGAAGCGTAGCGGCTGGCACACCTTCGGCCTGACCGACGCCGTCCGGCTGGTGTTCCAGAAGGGCGACCGGCGCCAGAACCTGGACGTCCGCTGCGAGGGCTGCGAGGCGGAGGGCGTCCTGCCGGTCCTGCTGGGCCTCGGCGACGAGTCCCACCGGCCTTTCCTGGTGGTGCAGGCGAGGCAGGCCGATGCCAAACACCGCATCCGGAAGCGAGGGCTGGAGTGCgacggcagcagcagcctgtgctGCCGCCAGCAGTTCTACATAGACTTCCGCCTCATTGGCTGGAACGACTGGATCATCGCCCCGTCGGGGTACTTCGGGAACTACTGCGAAGGCAGCTGCCCCGCCTACATGGCGGGCGTCCCCGGCTCGGCCTCGTCCTTCCACACGGCGGTGGTGAACCAGTACCGCATGCGGGGGATGAGTCCCGGATCCATGAACTCCTGCTGCATCCCCACCAAGCTCAGCACCATGTCCATGCTCTACTTCGACGACGAGTACAACATCGTGAAGCGCGACGTTCCCAACATGATCGTGGACGAGTGCGGCTGCGCCtgagttttatttaaagaacCCGACGGATTCCCGACATTATAGAATATTTATGGACGACGTATCTACTCCCCATCATGTACGCCTGCACTCAGACCTGTACATATATTTATGTCTCTTCATATAGTTCCTTCTATCTCCTGTGATGAGAGGTTCCACTCTGGAGAACAAACCCAAAGTTCTTCACAAAGATCTTGAGGTTTGCTAAAGTGTTTTTTGGATCGAAACTCTTCAAACCCGACCTGGAAAATGGAGGCCTGGGTCGGTCCAGTGACGCCTCCGGACAGAACAGTGGGTAAAAACGGTTTGAAACAAGCCGCCAACGTACAGCACTTCTGGCTCCGTCTAACAGGACCTTTGGTTCCACCATAGAACCGGCAAACATTCGGACGCAGAAACAAATTCTCAGTTTCTTTCCATCATCTTCATTGCTGGAGAAACACTGCAGCGCATTTCTGAAAAGCTGGAAATTCAACGTCAATCGGCCAAAACTTTTTGCTAaatcttgtttctttttctaaatttcCAAACCTGTTACCTAAAGGATCCCAATCAGGGATCAACTCAAATAATTACTCAGATTCTTGATTCTacaacagaaatataaatgtattcaagatttttgatgttgcaaaaacagaattttcaTTAGAATTAAGGTActtcataaaataataaactgtaTAAACAAAGAGGCaaattgtttacaagaaaaataaataaattttgagCACAATCTCTGAAAAATTTCAAATAAACTTCAGTTTCAATTCAAGCTTCCAACATGTAGAATGAGAGTTAAATTTGGAAAATCAGgtgtcagaataaaaaaaaaaaaatccttttattgtgtaatttccaaacagaaaatactgtttttcccattaaacaccaaaaatgaGTGGAAgacggccattttgaatttttttgttttcaaccaaaaaacaaaaaaagcaagaatTTTTTCCTGTTAACCTAAATAGAACAAAGTCTAACACACCgctcattttgtggttttctgtaatcatatatgtaatttttccattcagattttttatttaaaatcaacaaggaaatgaacttaaaatgtgcccatttttgatttttccattgaaaattgtcaatttttattattttttgtcattttaaaccagtaaaaacaacaaaacagaaaaaaaactacagaaaatggacccatttttagttttgatttcTCCATTTTCAACAACcagtgaaaacttttttccattttgaaccagcaaaaacaacaaaataggagaaaaaaatcaacagaaaatggacccaatttaatttttttcagttttaaatcaaaaataagaaaaagaaaaaaaaagggagaaaagtgTCAtgatttagtttttggtttaaaattttaaaaaacacatgatTTCTGTTTCCAAACAAAAGCTGAGTTAAAACTaaaatgaactgtttttttttattggcttCTTATCTTtacattctgacatttttttttttttacatttttggttttaaacaAACGACATAAATTtgccttttgtctgttttcaaccacatttaagtttgttttatttgagttgACTTTTGGGGAGATCTTACAGTCTTTGTATGAAATCAAAGAAATGCTATTTTACGGTGTTTTATCAGCACATGAAGATGGTGGAAAGAATCAGGAAAAGAATCATCGACATCTTTCTGTCATGTTTGGACATTTGCTTTTCTTCAGCTTCTCCTCAAAGGGGAAGATTTGAACGctgaaaacatatttaatgCATCTCTAACTTAAGAGTGAAACTTTGACAGTAGCACTTGCAGATTGAAAATGCCTTTAATGAGCCCTGAGTGGCACCACTGCCCACGGTCCTTCGAGAAACTAATAAGTGCCGCATGAGCTATGCAATGTATAGAATTTACCCGTTTATCAGACAGAACTGAGGCTCTAGTGACAAACTATCATTTATACTTGAACAATGGAAGCGTGGCGAGAGGCGACGGTCGAGCTTCAGGCAGGAGGATCAGATGAAACAAAGTTATGTGTCTTTAAAAGgtcaaaacatacatttaaaatgtaaaaacaactgCAGGTCATTTGATAGATCTGTGACAATGTCTAAAAATCCTCCCTCTGTTTGGTCGCTATTgactttttcatcatttaaaactTATCTAACCTTAAAAACTGACTGTTTAACAGGTATAGATTCATTCTTTAAAGCTACTTATggataaatacaaataaagtttatatttaaaCTAATTTTTCCATCAAACAAACCAACTGATCTTCTCGTCCGTTATGATTTTTCtgtacaaaaacatgtttactgGGTAATTTTGACAGCTAACATGAATAAATCATTGTTTTAAGAGATGAAAGGTCAAAAAAAGTTGTGAAAAGTGACAATATTCTTAATCCGGAGACTCAAAAGTTTTTTGTTGCAACgtcacacaagacaaaaaaaactgcaggacATTTGAGAAATCTGTGACAACATCTAAAAATCCTCCCTTGGTTTGGTTGCTATTgactttttcatcatttaaaacGTATCTAACCTTAAAATTGGCTGTTTAACAGGTATACATTCATTCTTTAAAGCTATTTAAGCATAAATAAGCTCAAAATTGATATTTAAACTAGTTTTtccatcaaacaaacaaaccaatatTCTCGTCTAGTATGATTTTTCGATACAAAAACATGCTTACTGGATAATTTTGCACATGTAACATGTGCAAACCTTGTTTTAAGGAATTAAAAACCGGAAAAGTTTGGCAAATTGATAATATTATCAATCCAGAGACTCAGAAATTTTCAGTTTCCCTGTcatacaagagaaaaaaaactgcacgaTATTTGGTAAATCTGTGACATCTAAAAATC is a genomic window of Amphiprion ocellaris isolate individual 3 ecotype Okinawa unplaced genomic scaffold, ASM2253959v1 Aocel_unscaffolded159, whole genome shotgun sequence containing:
- the LOC111574682 gene encoding inhibin beta B chain; this translates as MSRRLLALLLAAACLLPSARCAAAPGTDASRDTCASCGGAQRDPEEPESRLSGDFLEAVKRHILSRLQMRERPNITHPLPKAAMVTALRKLHAGKLLEDGRLEIPELDGHPTGNQVLEENSEIISFAEKDDLVTSKSSLFFLISSEGNQNLEVVQATLWLYFKLLPSELRGRRKVTVKVYYQEPGLGSRWNLVERRVELKRSGWHTFGLTDAVRLVFQKGDRRQNLDVRCEGCEAEGVLPVLLGLGDESHRPFLVVQARQADAKHRIRKRGLECDGSSSLCCRQQFYIDFRLIGWNDWIIAPSGYFGNYCEGSCPAYMAGVPGSASSFHTAVVNQYRMRGMSPGSMNSCCIPTKLSTMSMLYFDDEYNIVKRDVPNMIVDECGCA